Genomic segment of Nostoc sp. GT001:
TGTGCCAAGGAGAGAGGTATAGCCAACAAGAGGCATTTCTTTATTTCAGAAAACACCATAACCCAATGGGAAAAACAGAGGGTTTTTGAAAAATGTAAACCTGATGAGTGGAAATGTTGCTTTTTTGAACTAAAGCCTTTGCTGTAACTGCCATGTGCGTAAAGGGTGAAATACGGATTATATAGCAAGCAATCGCCTTGGCTCAATCCATGCTACTAATAGTTGCAATAATTACTTGTAAAGGAAAAGCGAACTGCCTGCACCTGAACGCAAAAAGGGATCGCAAACTAATTCAACGAACATTGACGAACCAAAACTGAAGTGCCGCTATTTAAAGTAGCCAGAGCTAAAACCGGAATAGCCGGAAGTAAACTTCTAACGCTGGAGCCGCCGGGGAGATCCCGATGACCAAACCCAGTCTGAAAACTGGTTGCAAAAAACTTCAATCGTTCCAGAATCAAAGCATAGTTTACCGCCGCAGGCATCGCACTCTGGCATTGCCCTCAATCAGCAATCATGTACAAGCGTATGCGATTGCTCTGGCACTGCTCAAGGAGCGTAAGACGTTTGGTGTTATTGACAATGGCTTTTCTGTCGAATACCAGTCTAAGTTGGAGGAAAAGCCTTAGCGGCCTTAAGTCGATCTGTCACTAAAGCAATTGTCCATAAATAATTTTGGGCATTATCAACCAGGACAAAAGCTTTTAGCACCATAAATTTATGGTGTAACACGAGTTTATTTGGTTGAATTATGGTTGACACCAATATATTAAAGCGAGTAGCATTAAATGCCAACAGGTGAGCGCAATAACAACAAGGTAGATTTACAAATGAAGATAAAAATAGATGTTACTCCGGTAGCATCTTTCCGTTGGAATGAAGAAAACGCTCAGAAATTAAGAGAATTAAGGGAAAAGGCTGGATATAGCCGGAAAGCACTATCAGAGATAGTAGGTATATCTGCTACTTACATTCAGCAATTAGAAGCTCCACATTTGTTTGTTAATCGTCCTAAAAAGCCGAAAGAAATAACTGTTAGTACCGAAATCCTACAAAAGCTTTGTGTTGCATTAAATGGTGACGTATCTTCTTTAATTTGGGATATAAACTGCACCGTACAATAGTTGCGCTGCGTTATAAAAAAGTATTGACAAATTACAGGTATGCGTTATAAAATACTAAATATAAGGGTGAAGGAGAGTAAATCACCAGCGCCCCCAATACCAAAGACTTACAAACTAAATCAACTAAATCGAGTTACTGATACCAAACCAANNNAACNNNNNNCCACCGGGACTAGCAGCCGGAAGCCTTAAACTTGTAATGGCCAAGCCACCGGAGATGATTCCGATGACNCAACCAAGTCTAAAAACTGGTTGTAAAAACTTCAATCTTTCCAGAATTAAGGCGATTGCGTACTCAGTAGTAGGCAATCGCCTTTTTAAAAAATACAACATGGCTGTACAGAGGACACGGTAACATCCCAATATCTTCTCTACAGCTTAGTGCTGTCTGGTGTTTTGACATCAGTTAATACGCTTTATTCTTGAACACTTTTATAAGGCTTCGCCAAATCTAGATTGAGAGTGTTGTGCTGAAAGCACAACAAACTTACCAATAAAAATAGGGCGATCGCGAGTTTTGCAGACGCAGCGATCG
This window contains:
- a CDS encoding helix-turn-helix transcriptional regulator, translating into MPTGERNNNKVDLQMKIKIDVTPVASFRWNEENAQKLRELREKAGYSRKALSEIVGISATYIQQLEAPHLFVNRPKKPKEITVSTEILQKLCVALNGDVSSLIWDINCTVQ